TACATGGTTGCCAACCATGGTGGGTCTCCCTCTGGACGGTTGACTGCTGTTGGGGGGCGAGGTTCACCAGACCTAGTTGTGGGACGCTGGGCGTTGTTACTCGACGTTGCCCGGCTTCGAggcgtcgtcttcttctggtgtGGAGCAGAAGTATTTCTCTTCGTTGCGCCAGGTTTTCCAGAGGCTTTTTTGGACGTTGCGTTTTGAGGCGCCTGTACCCCCCTGCTGCCGGGTCTGCTCTCAGGAACGGGGCTAGAAGTTGAGGCCGAATCCAAGGTAAGCGGCTCACTAGCTCTTCGAGGCATTGCGATCGAGGGActattctcctcttcgtctgtCGGCGCCCTTGAGCGTGGCGTAAAGTAATCTCGGTCGACCTGTTCGGATGATAGAGGTGCAGGGCTCGacattggaattggaatcCGAGACGAACTTTTCCGCAGTGCAGGATTGCGGTATATACTCGACGCACCAGATTCCCGGTCCGCCGCAATTTCCTCGGGACGACGGAGATCCCAGTATTTGCGTTCTTCATCTGGAACATTGTCACCACCTGCTAGATTTGAAGAAACGCCATTGTTGCGCTGATCTTCTTGGAGATCTGGCCAAGGTTCCAGTTGTTCCGTGGGCGGCGACGTAGCTACGGTAGTTCCGCTTATACTATGTTGATCTCGGCTTCTCCCACGGCCAGCTCTGGTACTCCCAGTCCCAGGTCGGCGATGAAATAGAATAGCAGCTTGCTGTAACTCTTCGCTCTCAATGCGGGCTAGTTTGTCACGGTGAATCCATTTCTCTGCATTTTGCCCATTCggttcgtcgtcgccatcctTTGAAACACTTTTCCTGGTCGGTCCGTTGCTATTCGGTCTGCTTGAAATGTCCTGCATGCCTCCACCCTCATTTTCTCGGCGGTTGATGCTTGCGTCCCGGCGCCCTCGAGATGCATTATGAGACTGTTCGTGGGCGTACGCGTTTTTGGATAACGAGGAACTGCGTGAACCTTTGGAGCCGCGGTCTCGAGACTTTGCATCGCGGGACGTTCTTGTTCGGGATTTGGAGCGACGTCTGTTGTTCTATAAGATAAGGTGTTAATTATTAACCAGGCTGTTCCTCAGGGGCCAAAATCACATATTGGGAACTCAATCCAACTTGATGTACATACCTCATTGTTGACCGGAACGGAATATTCCCATTGCTGCTGGGCCCCATCTATGGTACCGGCCGATGTCCAAACATCTGCGGAATACGTTGCAGTAGCTGTACCCGCCATCCCAGTAGCCAATACAAGTACGTAGTGTTAAAAAATTGAGGCCAGACCAGCTGGACCCTATTCCGAAGTGAGGTGTGAGTATATTGTGAAAATcgagaaaataataaagcgCGATTGCCCCTGGGTCCCCTTCTCGATGATCAGTCCATCCTAGTCAATGAAACAATGCCAACAGAGACCACAGTGGGCGTTCCCCGCCAAAATTCGTGGACctgaggttgaggttatGTATGTATTATGCGAGGGCGGGGTGAATTAAGGAGGCTGTACAGCGTGACACTCTCTCCGGAACACTGCTGGGTAAAATGTGCGGCAGGGCAAAAGGGGCGGCGAACCGAAAACAAGGTCGCCAGAAACAGGTAATTGTAAATAGGAGGGAAATGTGGGACTTCGAGTTCCTTTGGTTTGGAGCTGCTCGAATTGCTGTGGTTTGGTTCAGGATGGACGGATCGTACCGTGGGTATGCCTCGGGCGAAGGAATATTATAGGCGGACGGCCAAAACGGAAAGGCCGTGCAGTAAACAGAAAATACtatgctgaagaagctgagaACGAAATCGGGAAATGAAGAACTTagaggagaggaggccgGTCGGAGGAGTTAAACGGTCGGGCgatgagaagagaagaagagggggaaagaaaaagaagatgCGGAAAAGGAGTGAGggagagaagctgaaggcGGGACGGCCCTGGCTGGTCTGGTCGGGTTCGCTTGGAGGTCAATGTCAAAAGAGGTTGAAAGAAAGACTGAGAGAAAAGTTCACAGAGAGTGGATCGGATACGATTGACAGGAATTGTTCAGGAATCCTGTGGTTGACCAGCACAaggaagggagaaggaggcagggaggagagaaaaaCCGGCGgagcgcagcagcagcagcacgggGGAGAATCACTCACTTCAACACTTGGCTTCACAAAGACTATCACAAACTAATTCACACCCGTTACTGAGTTGAGCCTAGCGAGCAGCTAGTCCCTGCCATCTCTCTTCCCCGGGCCGCAACAGCCTCGAACTTCCAGCCCTCAGGGAGCCAATCGCAGGTGCCAGGCAAGGCAGATCAGACTCCCACTGGCTTGGGACCATCTGGACAGCCATGTGCAGCACAATATTGGCCGACAGTGCGAGCGATATCTCACAAATCAAGGCTGCAGCAAGGACAAAGACTGCGATGTCTGGATGTCAGTCAGCAAAGGCCTTATGTGACAGATCTTTACCTTCTTGCCTGCAGCTGGTGTCAGTAACTGGGTCTCGTTATGAGGATGGGCGGAGCGAAAGACCAGACCGTTATGGACGAATGATGATCTGCAGGCGCAATAACAATAATCCTTCGTCTATTGAGCTTCAAGCGCCCAGGGGGCCAAAGCCTCAAAATCGCCAGATCTTCTGGACCCTGGGAGTGTGAAATTTCGAACTTGCTGGCGAAAAATAAATTCAAACTACTCCGTAttctgttgtttgttttgttgaagCTGGTGTAACATCACGTGCATCCGCACCATCTCAGTTTTCCATCAACTCTTGGACGCTCCATTTCTACCATCGTCTTTCTCAGGAGCCGCGCCTACGAACAATAAACGGGTCTAATTGCGCCGCATTCGGTATGGCTAACGCGACTATTAGCAGCCCTGCACCCATTGATCTCGCTCTGATACCTCAACTTCTGTCTGCTCCTTTCATTACTTCATCTTCCATACTCGACGGATACTCTTTAGGAAGACCTCCGAAGTTGGCAGTCACCGCGTGTGGCGGGACAGTCTCCAACAAAATTTGCCGATCCCAGTTACGTACTCTGTGCGATATGCATAAAATTCGAGTACTACATCCTTCTGACCATATTGTTGGAACAACAGTGGAACGTACAAGTACGTAGTGTCCCCACGGTTTTCTCCATAACGAACTCTCTTGATCGCGTGCCCCACCGATCCCAGGCCCACGAGTCATGAAACTGTGGCTCTGTACATGATCTATATTTGCAAACGAACCCGAGACGATCCCTATACAAGTGTCTAGAATTTGTTCACACCGTTGGCTGGACAAGTATTTTGAGCATCTCCCTCGTTTTTCGTCCATGCTTCATAGCTCTAACCCTGAGGACTTCGAACGCAACTCCATACCTCGCCTCATTACGGATCAGCTTGACAAGCTATCCATACTAGCCCAACTCTAATCAAGCGAGACGTATGGTCTGAGCATTGGATCTTGGAATTCGCCAATTTCACCCCACTAATATTAGTCTGCTTATCAACTCGCGAAACGCTACCTTAGCCAGGGCTCTTTACATATTTACCACATCGACTCGCCGAAAAGAGGCACATCTTCACGAATCTCGGTGTAAGGAGCATTCTGCCCTTCCGAAGCTCTATGGTCGGGAAATTATCAAATATCCGGATTTACTTTGGTAGCTGAAACACGATTGCTTGTGGAAAAGCCCAACCAGACCAATCGTTCTGTAAATGTGGTAAACCCAAGTATCGATTAACATATACTCATAACAAAGTCCTCCAGCAGGGTATATACACGAAAACTATAGCCTGTCAAAGAAACACATTCCATACTAGTACGCGGTTATGGCCGGAAGATCCATTCTTCACTATCGTTCCTCCCAGTTGGGTTCTTTGGTCTGTCCCATCGTTCATGGACAGACCTGTTTACAACTGATAGCTCGACATCCTTCCTGACGTGGATTGAATGCATGTCCTGGTACTCCTGTCCCGATCTGAGGTTGTAGCTGCCCTGCCCATGGCTGATCTTTGCTCGGCCTGAATTGTAGGTTGAGCTGGTCAGGCTTGGGAATATCTTCGCCATTAGTGGCCTGACACCTGGAAGACAACCACAAACCACTCCGAGGTTGCATTCCACGGCTACAATTATGAAGATGATCGCACCATTGTCTAGCTATCGGGTCAGCAGTGTGCACAAATAAGGCCTAAACCATATCAAATCTCACATGTCTGATCCCAGGACTGAGCAAACTTAACTTGCCAGGTTATACGAATCACTCCTGCAATGCAAATTCTTGGCCTGATGTTAGCACTGCCCTTATTCGCGAAACTTCGTTGTCTTACAGGactccaacaccaaaacAAACTATCAGTCCGGTTCTCTTCGCCAGGCTAAGCTTCACCCTCCAGAGATAGTGGATCGGCCAAAGATAAACCATGAAGTCGGTGATACTGTTAATGGCGGCAACGGCAATGAAGAATTTCTCTGAATCGATGCACTGCTTTTGGTCCATCGGTTTGAGAACCGCCCAGATATCAGATAGAGGTCTGAACTTATGTTAGCACATCGCACTCCAGGAGCATCAGTCCCTACATACATGCATTGCAGCATCATCGTGACAATAGTTGATATTCCGAACCCTGCCAGGATTGTCATCGTGATATAGTTGAACCATTTATTTGTCTTCGAGGGAAAGAGGCGAAGATATGCCAAACATATCGAGATTTTCGTTATGGCGGAGCAAGGCGCAAAGAGGGCTTGGATAGCAATGGTCAACTTGACATGGGTTAGCGTTTCCCTAACTCATACTCCTGAGAGAACGAGAGCGACCAACTTTTCCTAACGAAGGGTACCATTCATACTTCACATCGTATAGGTGGCGACCTATGCCATACCTGGGCTCAACTAACTGACATGCCGACATCGCCATGGCTAGCACCTTGAGTTAGGGTTAGTAGAGTTACACGAAAAAAAAGTCAGTGCCCATACGTACGTATGCAATAAGCATCATCCAGTCATCCATTCCGAGTGCGTTGCGTACAAGGAACGTCCGTGATACAAACCGGCTTGCAACAAATACCGTCATTAGGGCCATCAGAGGGATGTTGACAGCATAAATGACGGTGTCCAAGGGCTCGTGGGGGTTGTCATAGTCAGGTGTCGGCCAACTCGCTACGATATCTATACTCGGAGTCGACATGTTAGCAGCCAATGCTCTTGTAGGTGAACGACACAGATGAGAGTGATATCAAGCAACCTTGGACCGATACGCATCATGGGAATGGCCGAGACTAAGTAGGAATGACCGCCataaaagaatatataaaaaaagcgACCTACTTCTGAATTGCGGGGGACGAACGGTCAGAATGCATGACTGTCATGCACGTCAAATCCAACCTGTTTCAAGTCCTAACTCGCTGAAGCATACTTCAGCGGGTTTTCTCGGAGCATACTCAGGTGCCTGTGTCAGGAACGCAGCATTTACGCGGAGAAGCCATGCATGTGTTCCCCAAACGTGTCCCGGCCATCGAACCCtggagcaggaagaagctaGGAATTCTGTAGCGATACGCTATCAGAGCAAAGATTTACATGGGTATGGTGGCCACATTTCCATCGGTTAACCCAAATTCGGAGTACAAAAGAAGGGCAAGCTTCACACCACCCTTACGTTTGTCTGTCACGACATTCCTTACCTCTGTATCAGCAGCTTCCTCAGCGGCAATCTCCAATGTCATGCATACTTGACGTCGAAGGACTCGAGTACACTAACTCTGCAACTAGAATTAGCTTTATAAAGCCGTTTCAGCTTAGAGCAACCCCTCATTCCCTTAGTGTCGAGCTCGCGAACATGACTCGACAATTTCTGGGGTTTTCTGTATTGAATTTATAGCGCAGCGGCGAATGATCCTTCTGGGCCCAGGCGTTAGTTAGCTAACCCAACCTAGGAGAGTCTGAGTCAGGCTTCTTGACCTCCACGAGGTCGTTTCATCTATCCTCCACCTCAACCCCGTGGGATTCCTAGATCTCGGCTCCATGTTGTGGCAAACACTGAGTGGCATCATCTCAAGAGTCAGTCAATTTGACACGGTCTTTCTCGAACAGTATCCTCCCCCGAGAGATAGTGCCTGCGCCACCAAAAGCCTGGCATAGGGCACAATGCAAGGCAGCCGATGACAGACAATAGTTATGCTAGTTGCTTCTCTATTCCAAATGTCGGGTTTATCGTATACCTTTGCGAAGGATCCCCTAGTGAAACGGATTGACTGCGCTATTATCAATCCTTTCGTGAGTTGAACGCGAATGTCCGAttcccctccccccaaaaACACCTACGTCCACTCAAATGGGTTTTGCAGATTACAGCAAACACCGGAGTCATCACTCTTTTCAAAATCTAGAACTTAAAGAGAGCCCATCTATGAATACAATGGTACAATCAGCATAATCTCGTACCAGGTCCCGAGAAAATTTACCAGCTACCCGAGACTTCTGAGACCACTCTTCGTGCTGAGATGGTATTCTGTCATTGTGACTAGTCTGGGTAATGCAACCTTAGCTGTGAACACCGGAGTCGAAGGATTTGGCaaatatactagattatGAATGGTATAGTCCGACGGCACGCCGGAAAACGCTCCAATTTTGGACAGGGGGTCATTCCAATGGGAGGTTTGAAATGAGGAGGTCTCATCGCCTAGGATCATGAATGACCGCGGAAAGAATGGATAGCCGAGAGTCTGCCATGAGGACGTGGACAGCCAAGTCCTATCTTTATCCTTCTCGAAATTGTTGAGTCCTCCCGAAGGACAGGGCCCGTTATACCCTACGACATATAACACCAAGACGTACCATGTATTTGATGTTGTTCTTTCCCCCTTAATCACTTTTTCCTCAAAATTTGACGCTCGCTTTTGGCTTTTAGACTTcctttctatattttcttttggttTTTTGTGCAACCGGCTTAGTTAGGCCTGCCACTCTTTTGACACTATCCTCATTGCTCTTTTTCCAGTTGACTGTTTGTCTATTGTTGTGACCGTACTTATTTAGATGCTCTCTCTAAAGATGTCTTTTACCAAGATCGCTGTTCTATATATCGCTTGTCTTGCTTCGCCGTGTCTGGGTTTGTTTAATCTAGGCGTTCCGGGGATCAGTTGGTCTTACGACTATGTAATTGTCGGTGGCGGTACTTCCGGTCTCGCTATCGCCACAAGATTGGCTGAGGACTCAGGAGTGAGCGTCGCTGTTGTTGAGGCTGGTGGGCACTATGAGGTTGAAGGTGGTATCTACAGCATTATTCCTGGATTCGCCGCGGCAGCGAATACCGGCACCGACCCATCTGATGATTCCTTGCTTATTGATTGGAATTTCGATACGCTGCCCCTGTCGGTGCGCAAATTGCACAAAGCCCCAATATAAATGCCGTTTGAGACGGGTCTGATCTGTCTCTTTTAGGCTGCAAATGATCGAGTTCTCCGCTATTCTAGAGGAAAATGTCTGGGTGGCACTTCTGCCCGCAACCTTATGGTCTACCAGCGGTATGTTCTTTGGCCTTAATTGCAGTGTCCTGCCTCGTTTTGAAACCAACACTTGACAGCGGAACCAAGGATTCATATGATCAATGGGCAGATATCACCGGTGACTCCTCGTGGGAGTGGGAATCAGTGTTGCCATCCTTCAAGAAGAGCTGTACTCTCACGCCACCAGACATGTCCAAGCGTAATGCAAATTCAAGTGTGATCTATAGTGCAGACGCTTTTGACAACAGCATGAAAGGCCCTCTGCAAGTTTCTTGGCCTAATTATGGCTCCCCCTTCGCAACGTATGTGGAGGCCGGGCTCGAAGCAATAGGCATCCTTTCAGGACAAGATTTCAATAGCGGCTACCTTAATGGCTCCTCCTGGGCACCTACAACAATCGACCCCAAAGATGAAACGCGAAGTTCTTCGAAAACAAGCTTCCTGAACCAGTCTCTGTTGAAGCTAAATTTCAACGTCTATGCGCATACCCTGGTAAAGAAAATCAACTTCAGTGGGACTAAAGCTAAGAGCATCAATGTCGAGACCCTTGGTACCCCGTATACCCTAACAGCAAAAAAGGAGATCATTGTATCTGCTGGAACCTTCCAATCCCCTCAACTTCTAATGGTCTCTGGTGTGGGACCCAAGTCAACATTAGAAAAGCTCGGTATCAAAGTCGTGGCAGATCTTCCAGGCGTGGGACAGAACCTCTGGGACCACGCCCTTTTCGGCGTCGTTAACAGAGTGAACGTGGAAACAGCAAGCCGGCTAGTAAATGACCAAACCGCCGCCACGGAAGCACTCGCGCTATACGCCCTCAAACAAGGCCCTCTCACAGCCCCAGGCTTCGGCATTCTCGGCTGGGAGAAACTCCCCAGCGATGCCCGCAAGCACTTCACCAACAGCACCCGCAAAGCCCTGGACACCTTCCCGGCCGATTGGCCTGAAATCGAATACATCAGTCTCGACGGAATCCTAGATGGCTGGCACAGCGCCGACGACCAAGACCTCGGTGACGGGTACGAGTATGGTACCATCGCGCCATCCCTCGTCGCCCCTCTCTCTCGCGGCTCCGTCACAATCAATAGCACAGATACCAGCGCTGCCCCCGTCATCGACCTCGGCTACCTCACCCACCCGGCAGACCAGGAAGTCGCAGTTGCGGCACTCAAGCGCGCGCGCAAGGCCTTCAACGCGACGGGCATCACCATCGGCGAGGAACATAGTCCCGGCCCGGACGTACAGACGGATGGGGAGATCCTTGAATTCATCCGCTCCACTATCGTGCCGGTCTGGCATGCTGCTGGGACCTGTGCGATGGGCAAGTCCACGAACCCTGATGCAGTCGTCGACTCGAATGCTAAGGTTATCGGCGTCCAGAACTTgcgtgttgttgatgcgaGTATTTTCCCTACTTTGCCCCCGGGTCATCCGCAGAGTACGTGCTATATGGTTGCGGAGAAGATTGCAGCCGCTATCAAGAATGGGAATTAGATCCTTCTTCTAGTCTAGTCACCGATAGATTTATATTTGATTAATAACTAATTGTAGGTATATAATGGCAGCAACTTTTCGTATCTGAACACGTGCTTTCTCATTTGTAAATCTAATTGTGCCAGGCCAAACTGTTTTAGACTGGGGCTCCATTCTTTGAGGGCTAATAGAGAGTATGGTGTGTCTTTCAGGATCTTCAACAAAATGGTGGAGGGTTGGCTGCAAGGTATATAGGGTATTTAAGTTTTCAGCCGTAAGTCAGTGGCATCGCAAATGCAAGTACGGTCTAGTATTGAACGACTCTGATCTATCTTCCTTACCGCATGCAACCTATTAAAACGCCTTGTTGTTACATGGACGCAAAAGAAATGGGACCTTGTATCGATCAGGGCATAAGAAATAAATAGAGACATAGCAGGTAAGATGCAAGAAATAAGAAGTATGGTATATGTAGATTCAAAAGGGTAAAGGTCAGCGTAGATGGAAGTCAATCAGTTAGGTTTAATCAGCCTTCGCCACAGCATCAACCTTATTAAGCGTAGATTGAGCCTCCTTGATCAGTGCCCTTCGTGCAGTCCGGGTCTCATCGTTTGCAGGCTCGATGCCGTCTGCCTTGAGAATGATCTGTGCTAGAACAGTCTCGCCGAGCTTCTTGTGTTCGAAGTCGCgcactttctcttcttggGGTGTGTCCGTGATATACTGATCACAGAGCGGGAGGAGCTCCTTGCGGAAGTATGCTGTTAGGGCGCGGACTTGATCGAGAGGGTCCGGGAAGTTCTTTAGGttcggagctggaggtggaagTGCGGAACTGCTAGTGGAGGTAACAGGTCGTGGGGGAGGCGCAGGCAATTCGTCGCCAGAGTCAGGTGAGGCTGATgcaggcttcttcttctttttatttttgccCTTATTCTTTCGTTTACCCTTAGGTGTGATTTCGGGGATGTTTTGATGAGGTGGGCGACTGGCTTCGCCGCTCGTCCGCTCAGCCTCAGATATGTCACTAGGTGTTCTCGCGCCCGACTGCACCTCCGATACAACGCACAGGATCTCGGACTGTTGCTTGAGGCCCTCCAGGCGGCAGGGCAGCGAATCATCATCTAGCAGCTTGCCCTTGTAGAGCAGCCGGATGCGATTAGGGTCGGCGGTGTGTGTGACCTCCGCAGCGCTCTGTCTCAGTTGCCCGACGCTTAACGTGCCGTCGTTGATAGAGTAAGGCGGAAAATGAAGCTCATATGTCACCTTGCGGTGGTTCAGGACGAGCTTGTCGGGCTCGGAATCATCGTCCTCCCGTCTCGCGTAGGCCTGGCCATCGTACGTCCGCGCGGGTGGGGTGACGATGTCATCAGCTGTGAGATAGGTGTAAGGTCGCTCGCTAGTATTCGGAGGGTGGTAGGAAGGGGAAGGACGACGCCAGAAGTTACGCCAAGACATGATCACAAGGGCAATCGCACAAGCGACGAGGGTGACGGTAGCCGGTGCTTTGTAGTTGTCGTCGCGGTAATAGGAAGCCCAGTCCGGCGGGGAAGTGAGGGTGCGCAATAAGGGAGTTGAGAATGCGGGACCTGAGATGAGGGGCAGGACGAATTTATGGTGGAGAGAGTGCAACGAAGACGGCACGCCGGCGGTGATGTAATCCAGATAGAAAGCACACGTCTCACCCAGAGAGGGCTGGGAAACGTGTGGAAGCAGCTGGGTCATGGATTTATTATAAACCGGAGCAGCCACTTGGAGTCAAGGTCATGGAAGCTCTGCTCTGGATATTTTTGTTTCTCTCCAAGGCAGAaacagcctcagccttgagAAACGGTGGTCTGGACTGTCAGGAGATTTCGGCTTCAGAGGCAAACGAGAGAATCTCCGATCGTGACTTTGCAGCAAAATGCAGGAGAGGCTCCGGGGGGCTGTGGATGTGGCTGATGTAATTGTGGCACGGCATTCCAGCCACGGTGCAGCCACACCTGAGGCAATCCTTCGAGAATTTCGTATCGGTAGAGCAAGGAACCTTGGAATCAGGAGATGCTCACCGACAAACTTGCCTCTCCCTGGTCTCATTCGTGGTTATTTTTGCGGCGTGGCATATCAAGCAATATAGAAGGGCGACTAAACGCCAGTTGGTATTTTAATAGTCGAATACGGTAGTATTGTTCCATAAACCGATAATATATTCCACCGACTCGTATGTACACTATCGGAGCTATTAATTTGTGACAAGTCCAAGCACCTGAGTTCTGATCCCGTACCAATAAAGGCTGTTTACATAGTCACCTTAGAGCCAGAGTCGTAGTTAACAatcctatatattattaaaattatcaTACAACTAAATCATATCTAAATAAACGCCGCTGCAATGCACTGATAAAATACAGACTGGAGGTTTGTGTCTAGAGCCTT
This sequence is a window from Aspergillus puulaauensis MK2 DNA, chromosome 6, nearly complete sequence. Protein-coding genes within it:
- a CDS encoding uncharacterized protein (COG:S;~EggNog:ENOG410PQCJ); the encoded protein is MAGTATATYSADVWTSAGTIDGAQQQWEYSVPVNNENNRRRSKSRTRTSRDAKSRDRGSKGSRSSSLSKNAYAHEQSHNASRGRRDASINRRENEGGGMQDISSRPNSNGPTRKSVSKDGDDEPNGQNAEKWIHRDKLARIESEELQQAAILFHRRPGTGSTRAGRGRSRDQHSISGTTVATSPPTEQLEPWPDLQEDQRNNGVSSNLAGGDNVPDEERKYWDLRRPEEIAADRESGASSIYRNPALRKSSSRIPIPMSSPAPLSSEQVDRDYFTPRSRAPTDEEENSPSIAMPRRASEPLTLDSASTSSPVPESRPGSRGVQAPQNATSKKASGKPGATKRNTSAPHQKKTTPRSRATSSNNAQRPTTRSGEPRPPTAVNRPEGDPPWLATMYKPDPRLPPDQQILPTHARKLQQEQWEKEGKTPTTYDREFAPLAIGPDTARPDDKIKEKEKPGQQPDQLKTEGLGLHAMSKSPEPGTRPGTSTGYSPMPKLQDTPPTQLTPRFNSQTVTTAQGPPPEDEKVEKGCGCCIVM
- a CDS encoding uncharacterized protein (COG:S;~EggNog:ENOG410PNMU;~TransMembrane:5 (o27-45i66-87o107-129i141-167o187-211i)), which produces MSTPSIDIVASWPTPDYDNPHEPLDTVIYAVNIPLMALMTVFVASRFVSRTFLVRNALGMDDWMMLIAYVLAMAMSACQLVEPRYGIGRHLYDVKYEWYPSLGKLTIAIQALFAPCSAITKISICLAYLRLFPSKTNKWFNYITMTILAGFGISTIVTMMLQCIPLSDIWAVLKPMDQKQCIDSEKFFIAVAAINSITDFMVYLWPIHYLWRVKLSLAKRTGLIVCFGVGVL
- a CDS encoding GMC family oxidoreductase (CAZy:AA3;~COG:E;~EggNog:ENOG410PJ5E;~InterPro:IPR012132,IPR036188,IPR000172,IPR007867;~PFAM:PF05199,PF00732;~SECRETED:SignalP(1-20);~go_function: GO:0016614 - oxidoreductase activity, acting on CH-OH group of donors [Evidence IEA];~go_function: GO:0050660 - flavin adenine dinucleotide binding [Evidence IEA];~go_process: GO:0055114 - oxidation-reduction process [Evidence IEA]), whose product is MSFTKIAVLYIACLASPCLGLFNLGVPGISWSYDYVIVGGGTSGLAIATRLAEDSGVSVAVVEAGGHYEVEGGIYSIIPGFAAAANTGTDPSDDSLLIDWNFDTLPLSAANDRVLRYSRGKCLGGTSARNLMVYQRGTKDSYDQWADITGDSSWEWESVLPSFKKSCTLTPPDMSKRNANSSVIYSADAFDNSMKGPLQVSWPNYGSPFATYVEAGLEAIGILSGQDFNSGYLNGSSWAPTTIDPKDETRSSSKTSFLNQSLLKLNFNVYAHTLVKKINFSGTKAKSINVETLGTPYTLTAKKEIIVSAGTFQSPQLLMVSGVGPKSTLEKLGIKVVADLPGVGQNLWDHALFGVVNRVNVETASRLVNDQTAATEALALYALKQGPLTAPGFGILGWEKLPSDARKHFTNSTRKALDTFPADWPEIEYISLDGILDGWHSADDQDLGDGYEYGTIAPSLVAPLSRGSVTINSTDTSAAPVIDLGYLTHPADQEVAVAALKRARKAFNATGITIGEEHSPGPDVQTDGEILEFIRSTIVPVWHAAGTCAMGKSTNPDAVVDSNAKVIGVQNLRVVDASIFPTLPPGHPQSTCYMVAEKIAAAIKNGN
- a CDS encoding uncharacterized protein (COG:S;~EggNog:ENOG410PHP6;~InterPro:IPR029071,IPR036533,IPR000626,IPR003103, IPR039690;~PFAM:PF02179;~TransMembrane:1 (o72-92i);~go_component: GO:0005689 - U12-type spliceosomal complex [Evidence IEA];~go_function: GO:0005515 - protein binding [Evidence IEA];~go_function: GO:0051087 - chaperone binding [Evidence IEA];~go_process: GO:0000398 - mRNA splicing, via spliceosome [Evidence IEA]); its protein translation is MTQLLPHVSQPSLGETCAFYLDYITAGVPSSLHSLHHKFVLPLISGPAFSTPLLRTLTSPPDWASYYRDDNYKAPATVTLVACAIALVIMSWRNFWRRPSPSYHPPNTSERPYTYLTADDIVTPPARTYDGQAYARREDDDSEPDKLVLNHRKVTYELHFPPYSINDGTLSVGQLRQSAAEVTHTADPNRIRLLYKGKLLDDDSLPCRLEGLKQQSEILCVVSEVQSGARTPSDISEAERTSGEASRPPHQNIPEITPKGKRKNKGKNKKKKKPASASPDSGDELPAPPPRPVTSTSSSALPPPAPNLKNFPDPLDQVRALTAYFRKELLPLCDQYITDTPQEEKVRDFEHKKLGETVLAQIILKADGIEPANDETRTARRALIKEAQSTLNKVDAVAKAD